One window of the Nicotiana tabacum cultivar K326 chromosome 4, ASM71507v2, whole genome shotgun sequence genome contains the following:
- the LOC107782572 gene encoding uncharacterized protein LOC107782572, protein MFGIGKNGATRHLYCIRLKLFCSTTTTANAEPNLMSEFLVNSLGFSTEKAISASSKVTCLKPRNNHKPELVVNFFKQIGLDNAQIKMLVSPAPRLLFADVDKTLKPKIKVFQELGFSGAHLVRVLSRSGAFLRTGLNTGIRPSIEYLRKLLGTDDYVAKAIKRTPGLLSYPLQRVMSPNISFLQNLGCSTLDIRKLILRNPRIFVQKTEWLEDIVQRVEKDFCICRDSRMFFYGVEMLSSLSKSNLEMKLGIFRSFGWSESDIIMMVQRLPLCLTTSEVKLRNILKFYMEELGYESSYIASHPTLLMFSFEKRVLPRNKILELLKEKQLIKKMPCFYTVIKCSESEFLENYVLPLRDEMPEVYDFYIKGRN, encoded by the coding sequence ATGTTTGGAATTGGTAAAAATGGTGCAACAAGGCATTTGTATTGCATCAGACTTAAACTCTTTTGTTCCACAACAACTACAGCAAATGCAGAGCCCAACTTAATGTCAGAATTTCTGGTGAATTCACTTGGGTTCTCCACAGAAAAAGCTATTTCTGCAAGCTCCAAGGTAACTTGCTTGAAACCCAGAAATAACCACAAACCTGAATTAGTTGTTAATTTCTTCAAACAAATCGGTTTAGACAATGCCCAGATCAAAATGTTGGTCTCTCCCGCACCTAGGTTGCTGTTTGCTGACGTGGACAAAACCCTTAAACCCAAAATTAAGGTTTTTCAAGAACTTGGCTTTTCTGGGGCCCATTTAGTTAGGGTCCTTTCAAGAAGTGGGGCTTTTCTCAGAACAGGCCTGAATACAGGCATTAGACCAAGTATTGAATATCTTAGGAAATTATTGGGAACTGATGATTATGTAGCTAAGGCTATTAAGAGAACTCCTGGATTGCTTAGCTATCCTCTCCAGAGAGTAATGTCACCTAATATTTCATTCCTGCAAAATCTTGGATGTTCGACTTTGGATATTCGAAAGCTTATTCTTAGGAATCCGAGAATTTTTGTTCAAAAGACTGAATGGCTTGAGGATATTGTGCAAAGAGTGGAAAAGGATTTTTGCATTTGTAGGGATTCTCGGATGTTTTTCTATGGAGTGGAAATGCTCTCGTCGCTTAGTAAGTCGAATTTGGAAATGAAACTTGGAATTTTCAGGAGTTTTGGCTGGTCTGAATCTGATATTATTATGATGGTGCAAAGGCTTCCTTTATGTTTGACTACGTCCGAGGTTAAGCTTAGAAATATATTGAAATTTTACATGGAGGAGCTTGGGTACGAATCTAGTTACATAGCTTCTCATCCCACGCTCTTAATGTTCAGTTTTGAGAAGCGGGTCTTGCCAAGGAATAAAATCTTGGAACTTCTAAAGGAGAAGCAACTGATAAAGAAAATGCCATGTTTTTATACGGTTATCAAGTGTTCTGAGTCGGagtttttagaaaattatgtCCTGCCCTTAAGGGATGAGATGCCTGAGGTGTATGATTTTTACATCAAAGGTCGAAACTAA